In a single window of the Thermoplasma sp. Kam2015 genome:
- the rimI gene encoding ribosomal protein S18-alanine N-acetyltransferase: MAINAVAGFIREFSPKDIDQVYRIAQNSLTEFYTQSLIMDLHREWPESFMVYTITDTVVGFIVGSKYSRTEARILLFAVDERFRKMGVGSALMDRFLQLCREENMLSVRLEVRTDNDEAIRFYKKYGFVITALLPGYYSDSSNAYTMWRII, translated from the coding sequence ATGGCTATAAACGCTGTGGCTGGCTTCATCAGGGAGTTCTCTCCTAAGGATATTGATCAGGTCTACAGGATAGCACAGAACTCCCTGACAGAGTTCTATACCCAGTCCCTGATAATGGATCTTCACAGGGAATGGCCTGAATCATTCATGGTGTATACGATAACGGATACGGTTGTTGGTTTCATAGTGGGCTCAAAGTATTCCAGAACCGAAGCCAGAATACTTCTCTTTGCGGTTGATGAGAGGTTCAGGAAAATGGGAGTAGGTTCCGCGTTGATGGACAGATTCCTTCAGCTGTGCAGAGAGGAGAACATGCTGAGTGTGCGGCTGGAGGTCAGAACGGATAATGATGAGGCCATACGCTTCTATAAGAAATATGGATTTGTTATAACGGCATTGCTTCCTGGATATTACAGCGATTCTTCAAATGCATATACCATGTGGCGCATCATATGA